In Crinalium epipsammum PCC 9333, the following are encoded in one genomic region:
- a CDS encoding transposase: protein MTIDDSMDGKAFEVFIEKCLVPQLWSGAVVVMDNLPAHKRASIVPMIEAIGAQILCLSPYSPDFNPIELWWSQLKSFLRKFAPTTTKMVDKVIAVALDLMNSKHLRNWFSKCCYCTS from the coding sequence CTCGATGGATGGCAAAGCATTTGAAGTATTTATTGAGAAGTGTTTAGTACCACAATTGTGGTCAGGAGCAGTAGTGGTTATGGATAATTTACCTGCTCATAAACGAGCTTCAATTGTCCCGATGATTGAGGCTATAGGGGCGCAAATTCTGTGCTTATCACCATATTCTCCGGATTTTAACCCGATTGAATTATGGTGGTCACAACTTAAATCTTTTTTACGTAAGTTTGCTCCAACTACAACAAAAATGGTTGATAAAGTAATTGCAGTTGCACTCGATTTAATGAATTCTAAACATTTAAGGAATTGGTTTTCTAAATGCTGTTACTGTACCTCATAA
- a CDS encoding helix-turn-helix domain-containing protein: MDFSLAFNLTVSQFGISAKDLAQRSGILESTISRFRNGHQIKTETLSRLLECLSVEQREYFLSALASGENTKNQRRSNIERWIETASIDELHHSLLLIGHKCVKQNSQNSQNFEVSQSVA; this comes from the coding sequence ATGGATTTTTCTTTAGCGTTCAACCTGACCGTCAGCCAGTTCGGTATCAGTGCCAAAGATTTGGCGCAAAGATCTGGAATACTCGAATCAACAATCAGTCGCTTTAGGAATGGACATCAAATCAAAACCGAAACTTTAAGCAGACTATTGGAATGCCTCTCAGTGGAGCAGCGCGAGTATTTTCTTTCGGCTTTGGCATCGGGTGAAAATACCAAAAATCAAAGGAGAAGCAATATAGAGCGTTGGATTGAGACTGCTAGTATTGACGAGTTACACCATTCGTTGTTGTTGATCGGTCATAAATGCGTGAAGCAAAATTCTCAAAATTCTCAAAATTTTGAAGTATCTCAAAGCGTTGCATAG
- a CDS encoding AbrB family transcriptional regulator, with protein MAELATTPLTGKALLQKVKELSNVPRRETARACGYYTTTKENKIRVNLAEFYDALLAAKGIAIESPKDGRGREASYRVSVHQNSQIVIGANYTQQLGLTPGDEFEIKLGYKHIHLIKLENGQDISEA; from the coding sequence ATGGCTGAACTAGCAACAACTCCTTTAACCGGAAAAGCTCTACTACAGAAAGTTAAAGAGCTTTCAAATGTGCCACGTCGAGAAACAGCCCGTGCTTGTGGCTATTATACTACAACGAAAGAAAACAAAATTAGGGTAAATTTAGCTGAATTTTATGATGCTCTATTAGCAGCTAAAGGTATTGCTATTGAGTCGCCTAAAGATGGTCGTGGTCGAGAAGCAAGTTACCGCGTCAGCGTTCATCAAAATAGTCAAATTGTTATTGGCGCGAATTATACTCAACAATTGGGTTTAACCCCAGGCGATGAATTTGAAATTAAGCTGGGCTACAAGCATATTCACTTAATCAAATTAGAAAACGGCCAGGATATTTCAGAAGCTTAG
- a CDS encoding KilA-N domain-containing protein, with amino-acid sequence MISAIAQRKSDGYINATAMCKAAGKKWNNYYQNDSTKEYLEALAVDLGLDVIVKNPVTTIPATALVQVFQGGNATQGTWVHYEIAVDLGKSRTRR; translated from the coding sequence ATGATAAGTGCGATCGCACAGCGGAAATCTGACGGTTACATCAATGCTACAGCTATGTGCAAAGCTGCGGGGAAAAAATGGAACAACTACTATCAAAACGATTCGACCAAAGAATATTTAGAAGCCTTAGCAGTTGACCTTGGATTGGATGTAATCGTCAAAAATCCGGTTACGACAATTCCAGCAACGGCGCTAGTTCAAGTGTTTCAGGGCGGTAACGCGACTCAGGGGACTTGGGTGCATTATGAAATCGCCGTTGATTTAGGTAAGTCAAGAACTCGTCGTTAA